The following DNA comes from Clostridiales bacterium.
GGATAATATTGTTTCGTCAGTAGTATACACATCTTTTTTGTCATTGCCTACTTTTGCATTATAAAGCACCTGAGGATATTCTATCATAATGGATGCAAGTTCAGACAATGTTTTTTTCTTTTTTTTCATTATCGACAGCAACTGAAGCGCTGTAATCAATCCGTCACCTGTCGTATTAAAGTCTAAAAATATTATGTGCCCCGATTGCTCTCCACCTATGCAGTATCCATCTTTAAGCATCTCCTCGAGCACATATCTGTCCCCGACCCTCGTCTTTACTGTATTTATTCCTCTTTCTTTCATGGCTATTTCGAGTCCTATATTGCTCATTACGGTTACGACAACCGCATTGTTTTTAAGCTTTCCGTTCTGTTTCATGTAATCGGCACAGATGGCAAGCGTAAAGTCGCCATCCACTATATTTCCCTTTTCATCAACGGCAATAAGCCTGTCTGCATCGCCGTCAAAAGCAAGTCCAACATCATAACCGTTTTCTACGACAAACTGCCTGAGATGCTCAGGATGGGTTGAACCACAGTTTTTATTTATATTTTTCCCGTCAGGATCGTTGTATACGGCGAGAACATCGGCCCCAAGTTCCGTAAAAAGTTTCGGGGCAACCGCATAGGATGCTCCCTGGGCACAGTCCAGAACAATTTTTATGCCATCAAGATTAACATCTATTGTCGATTTTAGAAAATCTATGTAATCTCTCTGTGCGTTATCGGCTATTTCCCTTCTTCCAAGCTCTCCCCCCGTAGGCGACGGAACTTCCACGCAGTTGTTCCTGACAAGTGCCTCTATCTTATCCTCGACCTCATCAGGAAGTTTGTAGCCATTTTCATTGAAAAACTTTATTCCGTTATATTCCACAGGATTATGGGATGCCGAAATCACTATCCCGGCGTCAGCCTTATATGCTCTGGTAAGATATGCCACGGCAGGTGTTGGGATAATACCTGCGCAAATAGCCTCACCGCCTGCGGAGCATATGCCCGACACAATGGCGCTTTCAAGCAAGTCCTTTGAAATTCTCGTATCCATGCCTACAACTATCCTCGGTTTGTGATCTTTTTTTGTCAGTATATAAGCACCGGCTCTTCCAAGTTTATATGCAAGCTCAGCAGTAAGCTCCTTGTTTGCGATGCCGCGGACCCCATCGGTCCCAAACATTCTACCCATATAGTTTTTTCTCCTTTTCATTATATTAAACCAAATATTACAGCTTTTATGATAACATAACAGGATTTCAATTTCAATTTCAAGAATATTACAGTTCGATTCGTAATATGATCTTATGTTATCTCTGCCTGATTTTAAATTACGAATCGAAGATATTACAAATGTGAGTGCGTATTATATTATTTGAAATATATTATCGGGAAAGAATCGTGTAAAGCATTTAAGAGTCTGCCAACGATGCTTTATCTTTTAAAAGGGGCATAAGTCCTCATTATTTCCTCGGAAACTCTCATGCCGTCAACTGCCGCTGAAATTATGCCTCCGGCATATCCTGCGCCTTCGCCTGCAGGATATAATCCCATTATATTTTTAGACTGATAATTTTCGCCCCGCTCTATCCTTACTGGGGATGATGTCCTTGTCTCTACTGCTGTCATTATGCCTTCCGATGCAAAGCCTCTTATCTTTTTATCAAAATCGGCCAACGCTTCTTTCATAACAGCGCATAACTCTTCCGGCAGGCAATTATTCAAATCATTGAATCTGTAACCTCTGGTATACGATGGTTTCACATTTCCCGCCTTTTTTGTAACCCGGCCTTTTATAAAATCATCGATCCTTTGCACCGGCGCCACATAGCCGCCTCCACCCATCCTGTATGCCGTTTCCTCAAGCCTTCTTTGAAATTCTATACCAGACATCGGGCCATTGCCTTTAAAATCTCGTATATTTACGCCGCATACGAGTGCACTGTTGGCGTTTTCGCCGTCTCTTGCATATTCGCTCATACCGTTCGTCGCCACCCTGCCCTTTTCAGACGCCGCCGCTACGACGATGCCTCCGGGGCACATGCAAAACGAATAGCAAGGCCTGCTATACTTCTTGCTGTGATATGCCAGTCTGTAACCAGCCGCCTTTAGTTTCGGGTGCGAGGCGAACTTCCCGTATTGTTCCTCATCTATCATGCTCTGTTTATGTTCCACTCTGAACCCGACAGCAAATGGCTTTGCATCTATCAATACGCCTGAGCCTGAAAGCATCTCTACCGTATCCCTTGCGCTGTGCCCTATGGCAAGTATAAGTACGCTGCAGTCGATATTATCCGTATCATTTATGGTTATGCCTGATATCAGGCCTTTCGATACTTTTATAGCTGTAAGCTTTGATGAAAAATAAACTTCTCCGCCGTACCTTAT
Coding sequences within:
- the glmM gene encoding phosphoglucosamine mutase gives rise to the protein MGRMFGTDGVRGIANKELTAELAYKLGRAGAYILTKKDHKPRIVVGMDTRISKDLLESAIVSGICSAGGEAICAGIIPTPAVAYLTRAYKADAGIVISASHNPVEYNGIKFFNENGYKLPDEVEDKIEALVRNNCVEVPSPTGGELGRREIADNAQRDYIDFLKSTIDVNLDGIKIVLDCAQGASYAVAPKLFTELGADVLAVYNDPDGKNINKNCGSTHPEHLRQFVVENGYDVGLAFDGDADRLIAVDEKGNIVDGDFTLAICADYMKQNGKLKNNAVVVTVMSNIGLEIAMKERGINTVKTRVGDRYVLEEMLKDGYCIGGEQSGHIIFLDFNTTGDGLITALQLLSIMKKKKKTLSELASIMIEYPQVLYNAKVGNDKKDVYTTDETILSSIKNIEKKLDGVGRVLIRPSGTEPLVRVMLEGKDENELNILAKDLAKLIEERCR